In one Dermatophagoides farinae isolate YC_2012a chromosome 4, ASM2471394v1, whole genome shotgun sequence genomic region, the following are encoded:
- the LOC124490707 gene encoding roundabout homolog 2 isoform X3, with amino-acid sequence MKIIHTHIYCDRMMIPFCRQSRPPILMGHQNQYVIINNSSSSSSSSSIIAAIFTTKFILIIQLLIILLLSTTLAIGDKQHGQQQQQQLRPPRIKEHPTSMVVKKHEPVQLNCKADGNPPPIIEWYKDNVKVEPSPSSNPMILGDSLFFLHVSGGRKGDHHHNGDTGTYYCLARNEVGKAISRNATLEIALLKDEFRVLPINTQVAQGKTVIMQCSPPKGRPEPNVHWLHDGQKIYMDSGRFRLDGTNLVINDVMKDDQGQYQCIAKNMIGVRESPAVTLKVLVEPYFIRPPDSIKTMAGTDIIFHCQVGGDPKPEISWHKIEGDIAIDKSQILEDKALKIHQVKISDAGTYVCDAENAAGKLTKSATLIVNSHPTLITNPKTIQALVNDVVHIECMANGNPEPLYFWHKESAHLLMFPGHQYGKYNVSNDGRLTITNLARQDQGYYLCSAISTVGSTMSRTYLKILDRNDVPPPRIRLGATNQTLPLDTKAFLPCEATSSLSVISNMIDADPITTQWLYNQIPIHNDSRFQITRTGLHIQNIQRIDSGIYTCLATSQLTGSSTSWTARLSVESPRNPNINFSKMPHPTMFPEAPTKPSIVNVTETSITLRWQRSTSISNSGSSAATHLGTTIEAYSPDFRNQGWFSVANRIVADIFTVKNLRPNTRYIFYVRAQNIHGMGLPSDVSDEVHTTDHQKLSSSPMNEEMIIAQARTILNNIQIKLRDARSISSTSIKLFWNVVGNGDFIDGYYIRFENIDNINDQLSSSSSVNGAKFNMVTVFGGSTYTYNIQDLNKYTTYRFFVMPFFRNVEGRPSNIVIERTYEDRPSAPPYSITAKVINSTSAIVEWLPPIDQNRNGIILGYYLQIFENNSYLYANLSLDSTFNSIALHNLTIGSIYSIQMSAFTSIGNGPLSLPIYLSMDGDNSYNGQIGYNGSSDSENNQNEYLLSPIFWAYVIAILMAIILFILAVRLVLFYSNRKNSVKSIYEKADENFSENFAKYDTSNSSSKYSSCPDNNEYAEVNDFKHYGQPLQQQQQKHQHGDDNINAEPYAMTPLIEKSINKQQQQQHYDNITSFKPKQTNNLINNDSFSESPLLNTNHHNHHHLTTTDMIHPLNGRQPVLVTHLNGNGKCQTSFQKMIMMTTMNDHHHHHHQSSTQPLSSSSRTTNVGFNMFNTDFDATSNIRTNKFTDNNNDDDNDDDDNGGVDNDQRIQFVHEIQKQKQQNSLPSGRSIPFLYRNDLDSLPIGYSRNDGRNQLMTFNQPPSSHHSPINNGHILSSSVARIINNPISSSYDSGSDCSSSN; translated from the exons ATAAACAAcatggccaacaacaacaacaacaattacgaCCACCAAGAATTAAAGAACATCCTACTAGTATGGTTGTTAAAAAACATGAACCAGTACAATTAAATTGTAAAGCTGATGGTAATCCACCGCCAATTATTGAATg gTATAAAGATAATGTAAAAGTAgaaccatcaccatcatcaaatccaaTGATATTAGGTGATTCATTATTCTTTCTACATGTAAGTGGTGGACGTAAAggtgaccatcatcataatggtgATACTGGTACATATTATTGTCTAGCACGTAATGAAGTTGGTAAAGCTATAAGTCGTAATGCAACATTGGAAATAGCTT TGTTAAAAGATGAATTTCGTGTATTGCCCATCAATACACAAGTAGCACAAGGAAAAACAGTCATAATGCAATGTTCACCACCAAAAGGTCGTCCTGAACCAAATGTTCATTGGTTACATGatggacaaaaaatttatatggATTCAGGTCGTTTTCGATTGGATGGTACAAATCTTGTTATCAATGATGTGATGAAAGATGATCAAGGACAATATCAATGTATTGCAAAAAATATGATTGGCGTACGTGAATCACCGGCCGTAACGCTCAAAGTATTAG TTGAACCATATTTTATAAGGCCACCAGATAGTATAAAAACAATGGCCGGTACTGATATTATATTTCATTGTCAAGTTGGTGGTGATCCAAAGCCAGAAATTTCTTGGCATAAAATTGAAGGTGATATAGCCATTGACAA ATCACAAATCCTCGAAGATAAAGCGTTAAAAATACATCAGGTTAAAATATCCGATGCTGGG ACCTATGTTTGTGATGCTGAAAATGCAGCCGGAAAACTAACAAAATCTGCAACATTAATTGTCAATT CTCATCCAACATTGATAACCAATCCGAAAACGATACAAGCATTAGTGAACGATGTAGTACATATAGAATGTATGGCAAATGGAAATCCTGAGCCATTGTATTTTTGGCATAAAGAAAGTGCTCATCTTCTAATGTTTCCCGGTCATCAATATGGCAAATATAATGTATCGAATGACGGCCGATTAACCATCACTAATCTAGCACGACAAGATCAAGGATATTATCTATGCTCAGCTATATCTACTGTTGGTTCAACAATGTCACGAACATATCTAAAAATATTGGATCGAAATGATGTGCCTCCACCACGTATTCGATTGGGCGCAACCAATCAAACATTGCCTTTAGATACGAAAGCATTTTTACCATGTGAAGCAACATCTTCATTATCGGTGATTTCAAATATGATTGATGCCGATCCAATAACAACTCAATGGCTATACAATCAAATACCAATACATAATGATAGCCGTTTCCAAATCACAAGAACTGGACTACATATACAAA atATTCAACGTATCGATTCCGGTATTTACACTTGTCTAGCCACCAGTCAATTGACGGGTAGTTCCACTAGCTGGACAGCACGCCTTTCAGTTGAATCACCCCGAAATCCgaatattaatttttcaaaaatgcCACATCCAACAATGTTTCCTGAAGCTCCCACAAAACCATCGATTGTCAATGTTACAGAAACATCAATAACATTAAGATGGCAACGTAGCACCAGCATAAGTAATAGTGGCTCATCTGCAGCTACACATCTTGGTACAACAATTGAAGCTTATAGTCCAGATTTTCGTAATCAGGGTTGGTTTTCCGTTGCCAATCGAATTGTTGCCGATATATTCACTGTAAAAAATTTACGTCCAAATACACGTTATATATTCTATGTTCGTGCACAGAACATACATGGAATGGGTTTGCCTAGTGATGTATCCGATGAAGTTCATACGACAGATCATcagaaattatcatcatcaccgatgAATGAAGAGATGATTATCGCTCAAGCTCGTacaatattgaataatataCAAATTAAATTACGCGATGCTCGTTCCATATCTTCtacatcaatcaaattgttcTGGAATGTTGTTGGAAATGGAGATTTTATCGATGGCTATTATATtcgatttgaaaatattgacaatatcaatgatcaattatcatcatcatcatcagtgaatGGAGCTAAATTCAATATGGTAACCGTTTTTGGTGGATCAACATATACATATAACATACAAGATCTAAATAAATATACGACATATCGATTCTTTGTTATGCCATTTTTTCGAAATGTTGAAGGCCGTCCAAGTAATATCGTCATTGAACGTACTTATGAAGATAGACCATCAGCACCACCATATTCAATAACAGCCAAAGTAATCAATTCTACGTCGGCCATCGTTGAATGGTTACCACCAATCGATCAAAATCGAAATGGAATCATATTAGGCTATTATTTAcagatttttgaaaataatagcTATCTATACGCAAATCTTTCTTTAGATTCGACATTCAATTCTATTGCTCTTCATAATCTAACCATTGGTTCAATATATTCTATACAAATGTCAGCATTTACGTCGATTGGTAATGGTCCACTTAGTTTGCCTATTTATTTGAGTATGGATGGTGACAACAGTTATAATGGCCAAATTGGTTATAATGGATCATCAGATAGCGAGAACAATCAAAACGAATATCTATTATCACCAATATTCTGGGCATATGTTATCGCTATTCTTATGGCAAtcattctatttattttAGCCGTACGATTagtattattttattcaaatcgaAAGAATAGTGTAAAATCAATCTATGAAAAAGCGGATGAAAATTTTAGCGAAAATTTTGCCAAATACGATACAAGTAATAGTTCGAGTAAATATTCCAGTTGTccagataataatgaatatgcAGAAGTGAATGATTTTAAACATTATGGTCAAccactacaacaacaacaacaaaaacatcaacacgGTGATGACAATATAAATGCTGAACCATATGCAATGACAcctttgattgaaaaatcaatcaataaacaacaacagcaacaacattatgataatataaCATCGTTTAaaccgaaacaaacaaacaatttaataaataatgattcattcagTGAATCACCATTACTAAatacaaatcatcataatcatcatcatttaacaACGACGGATATGATACATCCATTGAATGGTCGACAGCCAGTTCTTGTTACCCATTTAAATGGTAATGGTAAATGTCAAacatcatttcaaaaaatgataatgatgacgacaatgaatgatcatcatcatcatcatcatcaatcctCAACacaaccattatcatcatcatcaagaactACAAATGTTGGCTTCAATATGTTCAATACAGATTTTGATGCTACCTCAAACATTAGAACCAATAAATTTaccgacaataataatgatgacgataatgatgatgatgataatggtggtgttgataatgatcaaagg ATACAATTTGTacatgaaattcaaaaacaaaaacaacaaaatagtCTACCATCGGGTAGATCGATTCCATTCTTATATCGAAATGATTTAGATTCATTACCAATTGGTTATAGCCGAAACGATGGTcgcaatcaattgatgacaTTCAAtcaaccaccatcatcacatcattcaCCTATCAATAATGGCcacatattatcatcatccgtTGCACGAATCATAAATAAccccatatcatcatcatatgattctGGTTCcgattgttcatcatcgaat TGA
- the LOC124490707 gene encoding roundabout homolog 2 isoform X1: MKIIHTHIYCDRMMIPFCRQSRPPILMGHQNQYVIINNSSSSSSSSSIIAAIFTTKFILIIQLLIILLLSTTLAIGDKQHGQQQQQQLRPPRIKEHPTSMVVKKHEPVQLNCKADGNPPPIIEWYKDNVKVEPSPSSNPMILGDSLFFLHVSGGRKGDHHHNGDTGTYYCLARNEVGKAISRNATLEIALLKDEFRVLPINTQVAQGKTVIMQCSPPKGRPEPNVHWLHDGQKIYMDSGRFRLDGTNLVINDVMKDDQGQYQCIAKNMIGVRESPAVTLKVLVEPYFIRPPDSIKTMAGTDIIFHCQVGGDPKPEISWHKIEGDIAIDKSQILEDKALKIHQVKISDAGTYVCDAENAAGKLTKSATLIVNSHPTLITNPKTIQALVNDVVHIECMANGNPEPLYFWHKESAHLLMFPGHQYGKYNVSNDGRLTITNLARQDQGYYLCSAISTVGSTMSRTYLKILDRNDVPPPRIRLGATNQTLPLDTKAFLPCEATSSLSVISNMIDADPITTQWLYNQIPIHNDSRFQITRTGLHIQNIQRIDSGIYTCLATSQLTGSSTSWTARLSVESPRNPNINFSKMPHPTMFPEAPTKPSIVNVTETSITLRWQRSTSISNSGSSAATHLGTTIEAYSPDFRNQGWFSVANRIVADIFTVKNLRPNTRYIFYVRAQNIHGMGLPSDVSDEVHTTDHQKLSSSPMNEEMIIAQARTILNNIQIKLRDARSISSTSIKLFWNVVGNGDFIDGYYIRFENIDNINDQLSSSSSVNGAKFNMVTVFGGSTYTYNIQDLNKYTTYRFFVMPFFRNVEGRPSNIVIERTYEDRPSAPPYSITAKVINSTSAIVEWLPPIDQNRNGIILGYYLQIFENNSYLYANLSLDSTFNSIALHNLTIGSIYSIQMSAFTSIGNGPLSLPIYLSMDGDNSYNGQIGYNGSSDSENNQNEYLLSPIFWAYVIAILMAIILFILAVRLVLFYSNRKNSVKSIYEKADENFSENFAKYDTSNSSSKYSSCPDNNEYAEVNDFKHYGQPLQQQQQKHQHGDDNINAEPYAMTPLIEKSINKQQQQQHYDNITSFKPKQTNNLINNDSFSESPLLNTNHHNHHHLTTTDMIHPLNGRQPVLVTHLNGNGKCQTSFQKMIMMTTMNDHHHHHHQSSTQPLSSSSRTTNVGFNMFNTDFDATSNIRTNKFTDNNNDDDNDDDDNGGVDNDQRIQFVHEIQKQKQQNSLPSGRSIPFLYRNDLDSLPIGYSRNDGRNQLMTFNQPPSSHHSPINNGHILSSSVARIINNPISSSYDSGSDCSSSNANNNNKNYNSNHYYASSEIIGNGGGGGLQSTTLNDSTSSHSSSLASKTTGPLLYNCDNQYDPHYHHQQQQQQQQHANDSNMNNIHDQMAKNRIHNKKRNKRKTTIRNE, from the exons ATAAACAAcatggccaacaacaacaacaacaattacgaCCACCAAGAATTAAAGAACATCCTACTAGTATGGTTGTTAAAAAACATGAACCAGTACAATTAAATTGTAAAGCTGATGGTAATCCACCGCCAATTATTGAATg gTATAAAGATAATGTAAAAGTAgaaccatcaccatcatcaaatccaaTGATATTAGGTGATTCATTATTCTTTCTACATGTAAGTGGTGGACGTAAAggtgaccatcatcataatggtgATACTGGTACATATTATTGTCTAGCACGTAATGAAGTTGGTAAAGCTATAAGTCGTAATGCAACATTGGAAATAGCTT TGTTAAAAGATGAATTTCGTGTATTGCCCATCAATACACAAGTAGCACAAGGAAAAACAGTCATAATGCAATGTTCACCACCAAAAGGTCGTCCTGAACCAAATGTTCATTGGTTACATGatggacaaaaaatttatatggATTCAGGTCGTTTTCGATTGGATGGTACAAATCTTGTTATCAATGATGTGATGAAAGATGATCAAGGACAATATCAATGTATTGCAAAAAATATGATTGGCGTACGTGAATCACCGGCCGTAACGCTCAAAGTATTAG TTGAACCATATTTTATAAGGCCACCAGATAGTATAAAAACAATGGCCGGTACTGATATTATATTTCATTGTCAAGTTGGTGGTGATCCAAAGCCAGAAATTTCTTGGCATAAAATTGAAGGTGATATAGCCATTGACAA ATCACAAATCCTCGAAGATAAAGCGTTAAAAATACATCAGGTTAAAATATCCGATGCTGGG ACCTATGTTTGTGATGCTGAAAATGCAGCCGGAAAACTAACAAAATCTGCAACATTAATTGTCAATT CTCATCCAACATTGATAACCAATCCGAAAACGATACAAGCATTAGTGAACGATGTAGTACATATAGAATGTATGGCAAATGGAAATCCTGAGCCATTGTATTTTTGGCATAAAGAAAGTGCTCATCTTCTAATGTTTCCCGGTCATCAATATGGCAAATATAATGTATCGAATGACGGCCGATTAACCATCACTAATCTAGCACGACAAGATCAAGGATATTATCTATGCTCAGCTATATCTACTGTTGGTTCAACAATGTCACGAACATATCTAAAAATATTGGATCGAAATGATGTGCCTCCACCACGTATTCGATTGGGCGCAACCAATCAAACATTGCCTTTAGATACGAAAGCATTTTTACCATGTGAAGCAACATCTTCATTATCGGTGATTTCAAATATGATTGATGCCGATCCAATAACAACTCAATGGCTATACAATCAAATACCAATACATAATGATAGCCGTTTCCAAATCACAAGAACTGGACTACATATACAAA atATTCAACGTATCGATTCCGGTATTTACACTTGTCTAGCCACCAGTCAATTGACGGGTAGTTCCACTAGCTGGACAGCACGCCTTTCAGTTGAATCACCCCGAAATCCgaatattaatttttcaaaaatgcCACATCCAACAATGTTTCCTGAAGCTCCCACAAAACCATCGATTGTCAATGTTACAGAAACATCAATAACATTAAGATGGCAACGTAGCACCAGCATAAGTAATAGTGGCTCATCTGCAGCTACACATCTTGGTACAACAATTGAAGCTTATAGTCCAGATTTTCGTAATCAGGGTTGGTTTTCCGTTGCCAATCGAATTGTTGCCGATATATTCACTGTAAAAAATTTACGTCCAAATACACGTTATATATTCTATGTTCGTGCACAGAACATACATGGAATGGGTTTGCCTAGTGATGTATCCGATGAAGTTCATACGACAGATCATcagaaattatcatcatcaccgatgAATGAAGAGATGATTATCGCTCAAGCTCGTacaatattgaataatataCAAATTAAATTACGCGATGCTCGTTCCATATCTTCtacatcaatcaaattgttcTGGAATGTTGTTGGAAATGGAGATTTTATCGATGGCTATTATATtcgatttgaaaatattgacaatatcaatgatcaattatcatcatcatcatcagtgaatGGAGCTAAATTCAATATGGTAACCGTTTTTGGTGGATCAACATATACATATAACATACAAGATCTAAATAAATATACGACATATCGATTCTTTGTTATGCCATTTTTTCGAAATGTTGAAGGCCGTCCAAGTAATATCGTCATTGAACGTACTTATGAAGATAGACCATCAGCACCACCATATTCAATAACAGCCAAAGTAATCAATTCTACGTCGGCCATCGTTGAATGGTTACCACCAATCGATCAAAATCGAAATGGAATCATATTAGGCTATTATTTAcagatttttgaaaataatagcTATCTATACGCAAATCTTTCTTTAGATTCGACATTCAATTCTATTGCTCTTCATAATCTAACCATTGGTTCAATATATTCTATACAAATGTCAGCATTTACGTCGATTGGTAATGGTCCACTTAGTTTGCCTATTTATTTGAGTATGGATGGTGACAACAGTTATAATGGCCAAATTGGTTATAATGGATCATCAGATAGCGAGAACAATCAAAACGAATATCTATTATCACCAATATTCTGGGCATATGTTATCGCTATTCTTATGGCAAtcattctatttattttAGCCGTACGATTagtattattttattcaaatcgaAAGAATAGTGTAAAATCAATCTATGAAAAAGCGGATGAAAATTTTAGCGAAAATTTTGCCAAATACGATACAAGTAATAGTTCGAGTAAATATTCCAGTTGTccagataataatgaatatgcAGAAGTGAATGATTTTAAACATTATGGTCAAccactacaacaacaacaacaaaaacatcaacacgGTGATGACAATATAAATGCTGAACCATATGCAATGACAcctttgattgaaaaatcaatcaataaacaacaacagcaacaacattatgataatataaCATCGTTTAaaccgaaacaaacaaacaatttaataaataatgattcattcagTGAATCACCATTACTAAatacaaatcatcataatcatcatcatttaacaACGACGGATATGATACATCCATTGAATGGTCGACAGCCAGTTCTTGTTACCCATTTAAATGGTAATGGTAAATGTCAAacatcatttcaaaaaatgataatgatgacgacaatgaatgatcatcatcatcatcatcatcaatcctCAACacaaccattatcatcatcatcaagaactACAAATGTTGGCTTCAATATGTTCAATACAGATTTTGATGCTACCTCAAACATTAGAACCAATAAATTTaccgacaataataatgatgacgataatgatgatgatgataatggtggtgttgataatgatcaaagg ATACAATTTGTacatgaaattcaaaaacaaaaacaacaaaatagtCTACCATCGGGTAGATCGATTCCATTCTTATATCGAAATGATTTAGATTCATTACCAATTGGTTATAGCCGAAACGATGGTcgcaatcaattgatgacaTTCAAtcaaccaccatcatcacatcattcaCCTATCAATAATGGCcacatattatcatcatccgtTGCACGAATCATAAATAAccccatatcatcatcatatgattctGGTTCcgattgttcatcatcgaatgctaataataataacaaaaattataattcaaatcattattatgcaTCAAGTGAAATTattggtaatggtggtggtggtggcttACAATCAACGACACTCAATGATTCAACTTCTTCTCATTCCAGTTCGTTGGCTAGTAAAACAACTGgtccattattatataattgtGATAACCAATATGAtcctcattatcatcatcaacaacaacaacaacaacaacaacatgcaaatgattcgaatatGAACAATATACATGATCAGATGGCCAAGAATAgaattcataataaaaaacgtAATAAACGTAAAACGACTATTAGGAATGAATGA